Genomic segment of Deltaproteobacteria bacterium:
TACGCCCGAGATCAACATGTTTCTGGCGGTATGCCCCCGCATCTTCCCGCATCCGTTGTTCGGGTCTTATCGGACTAGTTTCTGTACCTCTCGCGGTGCTCGTCTTGTCGTGCCAGTTCGGCGATACCCCCCTTCCCGAACTTGTTCAATTTCACCCCACCGGATAATCTGGGAAAGGATGACATGACGCATAGTTCATCCGGAAGCTTATGGGGCGCTACTTTACCCTTCAGGAAGTCTCTCAGGGATTTCAGCGTGACTTCGTGACCCGGCTTTGGAATCACGCAGGCACAGGTGCTCTCTCCCAAGACCGGGTTGGGGGTGGCCACCACGCAGACTTCTTCAACGTCCGGGTGGTCCGCGAGGAGGGACTCGAGTTCATAAGGGTAGATCTTGTAACCGCCGCGATTGATCAGGTCCTTGGTCCTTCCGTATATCTTGAAATAATCGTCTTTCTCTCTGGAAACCAGATCGCCCATATGCAGCCACCCGTCGATGATCTGTTTTCGGGTCTCCTCCGGGTTTCGCCAGTACCCCTTCAGTACGTGCCAGCCCGAAAGGGTCAACTCTCCCACCTGACCTTCCGGTAGTTCTTCCCTGGTCTCCGGGTCCACCACCCGGACCCGGGTGTCTGCGATGGGCCGGCCGATGTACGCTTCCCTGACCTCCAGGGAGGAGGGATAGGGACACATGATTCCCACCCCCGGGCCTACTTCCGATGCCCCCCAAAAAGAGGTCAGGTAAACGTTCATTTCCCTTTCCACCTCGGTGATCAGTCCTTCGGGTGCGACTTGGCCGGCGATGAGTCCGGCCCTCAAGGAGCTTAGATCGTATTTTTTTCGCGCAGGGTGATTCAACTCCAGGATGTAGTGGGCGGGAGCTGCCGGCTGAAGGGTCACCTTCTCCTTCTCGATTAGGGAAAAGGCCTTTTCCGGTTCGAATTTCTCCATGAGTACGAGGGTCGACTGGAGGAGCAGGGGCTGAATCAGGAGCGCGCCGCAGCCGTAAGAATGGGACATGGGCAATACCCCGAGGAAGACATCCTCGGAAGTGGCCTTCACGCCCAGTGAATACTGCCAGCCGGCACGAACGGACTGGTAGTGGGTGATCATGGCTCCCTTGGGCCTTCCTGTGGTCCCGGAGGTGTAGATCAGCATGGCCAGATCTTCTTCGGGCCGGATGACAGGGCGGGAATAAGTCCCGGACCGGCCCTGTTCAACAAGGTCCTCGAACCGGTGGACACCTTCTCCTTCCCCTTCACCTACCAGGATGATCTTTTCCAGTTCCGGAAGGTTCCCCCTCAACTCCCGGATGGCCTCCAGGTAATCATATCCGTCCCATTCCCTGAAAACGGCGACGCCCTTGGCCCCGGAGTTTCGGAGGATGAATTCCGCCTCGGCCCTCCGATAGTTGGGATTTACCCAGGCGACGATCACCCCCAGTTTCTCGAGTGCGTAAAAGGTGACGATGAATTCAATGGAACTTTTCATGTAGATCGCCACACGGTCTCCTTTTTCGAAGCCTAATGCTGAAAAAGAGCAGGCGAGGGCGTCGGCCATGGCATTCAGTTCACGGTAAGTGATCCGGCGCTCTCCGTCCACAACGGCCACTTTGTCAGGGACTGCGGATGCTCCCCGTTCCAGGACCATTCCGACATCAAGGCCTTTGTAAATCTCCATAAAAAGACCTCCCGGGCATTTGAAGTCATAAGATCGTGTTATTGCCGTATCGTATTGATAACCTGAATGATCGAGAAGGTTATTTGGTTTCAGCATGTGAAACCAAATTTTATTTTGCGACTATACTTGGTCCAATTTCCGGTGTCAATTAAAAAAGTAGCATTTTTCAACTAGTTTTGTGGGTCTGTTTGATGCCTTTGTTCTTGACATGGAAAGGGGGCAATGATAAAAACTCAAATATTGAAAATGCATTTCATATTGTGAAATCATGCGATGGGTGAGTATCTGCTGATAGGAACTGTATGAATTCAGAGAGTTTGTCGAAATTTCGCAAAAATGACCATTTATGGGGACGGAAATAGTGAGAGAAAAGAGCCGGTAACGCACCCCTCATGGGGCTTCCCTCTGGATTAAGAGGGGCAGGGCGAAAGGTAGGATCAATCATACCGAGGAAGAAAGGAATGGGCGATGGCAAAGACCGAGGTGATATTGACCGACTGTACCCTTTGCTACCATAGCTGCGGATGCAAGGTGAGTGTAGAGAACGGCCGGGCCGTTAAGGTCGAGGGGCTTGAATCTCACCCTATCAACAGGGGGAAACTGTGTCCCAAGGGGGAGGCGGCCCTTGAAAATATCTACCATCCCGATCGCCTGAAGTATCCCCTCAAAAGGACGGCAAACGGATTTGAGAGGATCGGCTGGGATCAGGCCCTGGATGAGATCGCCGCGGTCCTGGACCGGCTGAGAAGGGATTACGGCCCACAGGTATTGGGGGTTTTCAGTGGATCCATCGGGGTGGAAAACCTCGAAATGGCCGGCCTGACCCAACGATTCAAGGCGGCATACGGGTCGCCCAACTTCTTTTCAGTGGAAAGTGTCTGCTACCGGATGCGGATCCGTACTCGGCAGATGACCTTCGGAAAGTACCCTACCGAGGAACTGGATTCCAAACTCTATATCCTGTGGGGACACAACCCGGACGCCTCTGATTTTCCCTTGAAATTGGCCCTGGAAGAAAATCTTGCAAAGGGCTCAAAGCTTGTGGTGATCGATCCGAAGCGTATACCCCTGGCGGACAGGGCGGACATGTACTTGCAGATCCGCCCCGGGACGGACGGAGCTTTGGCCTTGGCCATGATCCATGTGATCATCAACGAGGAACTCTACGATAAGGAGTTTGTCGAAAAATACACCTTGGGATTCGACCGCCTGGTCCCCCACATCCAGCAGTACTCCCCTGAGTGGGCGGAGAAGGTGACCTGGGTTTCGGCTGAGGACATTAGAAAACTCGCCCGCCTCTTCGCCGGCACCAAGGGGGCAGGGATCTACCAGGGCACTTGTACACAGGACCAGACAGCCAACGGGACCCAGAACAGCAGGGCCTTTTCCATCCTCCAGGCCATCACCGGCAATATCAACGTGCCGGGGGGCTGGGTGATCAGCCCCCGCTTGGCCTTTGGCAATGTGGGGTTGCGGGTCGATGGAGAGCCCCTGGGGGCCGATCAGTATCCCCTCTTTTTCGAGATTTGGGGCCGGAAGAGCCCATACGGCGTCGTTACGGTCGTTCCGGAGAGCATCCCGGAAAAGCTGAAGGCCTTTCTGGTTGTGGGCGGCAATCCCTTGATTTCCATGCCGGACAGCAACGCCTTCCGGGAAGCCTTCAGAAAGCTTGACCTCCTGGTCGTCCATGACATGTTCATGACGGAAACGGCCAGGGAGGCCCATTATGTTTTGCCCGCCTGCTCCCACCTGGAAAAGTGGGGGGTGGCCTATACTTACAACGTCTGTCACTGTGTCCCGTACCTCATGTTGCGGAAAAAGTGTATCGAGCCCCTCCATGAGAGTTGGTCTGAGTGGAAGTTCTATACCGAGCTCGCCGGACGCCTGGGCCTGGGGGACCTTTTCCCCTGGAAGTCTGAAGAAGAGTTGGTGTCCTTCGAGTTGGCTCCATCCGGGCTCACCTTTGATTATCTTCTGAATGAGAAGCCCGAAGGAGATTACTACCAGCAAAAGCAGTATGCCATCACCGAAGACCAATTCAAGACCCCATCCCGCAAGATCGAGATCTACAGCGAGGCACTTGAGCGGGTCGGTTTCAGTCCTTTGCCGGATTACCGGGAGCCCGAGCGAAGCCCCATGCAGTGGTCCAAGGAGTTACTGGAGAAATATCCCCTGATCCTTACGACCGGAAGCCGGAACTACTATTACACCCACAGCCAGCACCGAAACGTGGAGGCCCTCCAGGAAAAGAATCCGGAGCCCTATGCCGAGATCGGTCCCGAGACCGCTTTGAAATACGGCATTCGGGAGGGTGACAGGATCATCATTGAGACCAACCGGGGCAGGGTCCGCATGAAGGCCCACGTGGAGGAGAGGGTCGCCGAAGGGGTGGTGTTCGTACCTCATGGGTGGCCGGGGGAGGCGAACGCCAACCTCCTGACCGACGCTCAGTGCCGGGAGTGCATCCTGGGCTATCCGGATATGAAGTCCCTTCAGTGCAGCATTCGGAAGGAATGAGGGATCAGAGGTAGAACAGGCCCTCTTAAAACCAGGGAAAAGCTATTCAGTAAACGGCGCGGCAAATGCGCCGTTTGTTGTTTCCACCGCGGGGAACTTTTTTGGGTTGACATAGCCTTTATTGTCGTTTATTATGGGAAACAATTGTTTGCTATAGAGAACATAGGCGGTTTTTCCCATGAAAAGTGATTTCAAAAGGGTCCCCGCGGTCGAAAAATGTTTCGGGATACTGGATGTGCTGTCCAGTTCCAGGAATCCCATGGGCATCAGCGAACTGGCCAAGAACCTCAACTACAACAAGAGCACCGTTTTCAATATCGTCAATACGTTGACCAATCTGGGCGTCCTTGAAAGGGTGGAGGGAAACAGGTTCCATTTCGGCACTACCCTTTACCTCCTGGGCAGGGCGGCCTGTAACAGATCCAAACTCATACAGACCGTTCATCCCTTTTTGGAAAAGATCAACGAGCAGACCAAGCTTTCCGCCTTCCTGGGTATCCGGTCCGGCCTGCGGGCCGTGATCCTGGACAAGGTGGATTCCGCTTTCGATATCCGGATATCCAGCGATATCGGGATGAGGCTCCCCCTTCTTGCAGGGGCCGGCGGGAGGGCCCTCCTTTCCCTGCTCAAGGACGAGGAGATCGATGAGATCCTTGCATCAGGGGAGCTCAAGAAGTTCACCGATAAGTCGTGCGTGGAGAAAGAAGAATATAAAAGGCAGGTCATAAGGGTGCGCGAAGAAGGCATCGCCCTTGATGACGAGGAATATATCGATGGGATCTTCGCTTTCGCCGTTCCACTTCGGATCCCCACAAACGATCTTCAGGCCGCCATATGGGCCGTGGGCCTGAAGAAGTTGGTTCCCGATCAGGTTATCAGTGAATATTCGGAATTTCTCAAGCAGGCGGCGGCTGAGATCGAGAGCCGTTTCTTCATCGAAGAACAATGGGAGAAGTAAAAAAGGTAAGGACGGTCTGTCGCAGTTGCCACGGAGGGTGCGGAGTCATCGCCCACGTGAAGGATGGCAAAGTGATCAAGGTGGAGGGAGACCCGGATTCCCCCATCAGTTACGGCACCCTGTGCAGCAAGGGGCTGGCTGTCACTCAGTTGGCCTACCACCCGGATCGAATCCTCCACCCGATGAAGAAGGTTGAAGGGACATGGGAGCGGATTACCTGGGACGAGGCCCTGGATACCATTGCCGGGAAATTCAAAAAGGTGATCAACGAATATGGTCCCGAATACATTGTTGTCGGCCAGGGAACGGGTCGGGACTACGAGAGCCATCTTTATCGATTCGCAAATCTTTTGGGGACACCAAACGTGCTCACGGCAGGTCACATGTGTTATGTGTCTAGGGTGGCCTCGACCCTCATCACCTGCGGAAATCTGCCCATTTGTGATTACCGGGGCAACCCCAAGTGCATTATCATGTGGGGTTGCAATCCCCAGTGGAGCAACCCGGACGAGTACAAGGGGGTGGACTTCTGGAAGGCTTACAAGAAGGGGGCCAGGCTTATTTGCGTGGATCCCAGGGAAGGATTCGTGGCCAAGAAAGCCGATCTCTGGCTCCAGCTTCGCCCTGGAACGGATGCCGCCTTGGCCATGGGTTTCCACCATGTGATCATCGAGGAAGAACTCTATGACAAGGAGTTTGTGGACAACTACGTCCATGGTTGGGATGCCTTCAAGGAGCGGGTCGAGGAGTATCCCCCTGAGCGGGTGGAGGAGATCACCTGGGTGGACAGGGAACTCATCAGGAAGGCAGCGAGGATGTATGCCACCACCAAGCCTGCCTGCATCCACTGGGGCGTTCCGACGGAACAGACCATCAACTGCGCCGATTGCACCCGGATCATGACAGGGCTCATGGCGGCCACGGGAAACCTGGATGCCCCGGGGGGAAACGTACTCTACGTGAATCCTCCCACCCGAACGGTCGCCGAATTCGCCCGCCATAGGGACCTTTCCCCGCAGCAGCGGGCCAAGCGGCTTGGGGGAGACCAGTTCAAGCTCGGTGCCCGGGTGGCATTGATCAACCCCAAGAAAGCGTGGGATTCCATCCTTACGGGTGAGCCTTACCGACTCAAGGCGGGCATTCTTTGCGGGACCAATCCGGTGATCACCAGGGCCAATGCCAGAGAGGCCTATGAGGCCCTTAAGAGACTGGAGTTCCTGGTCGTCATCGATTTCTTCCTGACACCGACGGCGGAGCTGGCCGACATCTTTCTCCCGGCAGGGACCTGGCTCGAGCAGAACCACGTGGCCGACAACTGGAAGCGTCACGGTTTCGTCCTGGCCAGGCAGAAATGTGTAGAGGTCGGCGAGGCCTGGCAGGACCACAAGATCTTCCTGGAATTGGGCAAGAGGATGGGGCAGGAATGGTGGGACACGGTGGAGGATGCCCTGGATTACCTCCTTGAACCCACGGGATTGACCTGGGAGGAATTCAAGGAGAAAGGTTATCTCCGGGGGGAAATGGTGTACCGGAAGTACAGGGAAAGGGGTTTTTCAACACCGACCGGAAAAGTGGAACTCTACTCGACGGTTCTCGAAAAATGGGGATACGACCCATTGCCGAAGTACAGGGAGATTCCGGAAAGTCCGGTCTCAAGGCCTGATTTGGCGGAGAAGTACCCCTATATCCTCAATGCAGGGTTGCGGACACCCACTTTTTTCCATTCCGCCAATCGTATGATCCCGTGGCTGAGGGAAATCCGCCCAGATCCCATTGTGGAGATCCACCCCGATACAGCCAAGAAACACGGGATCCGGGAGGGCGACTGGGTCTATATCGAGTCTCCGAGGGGCCGGATCAAGGAGAGGGCGAAGTTGAACGACGGCATTGATCCCAGGGTGGTTGTTGCGGAGCATGGTTGGTGGTACCCCGAGGACAAGGACCCGCAACACGGGTGGGACGTATCCAACATCAACATTCTTACAGACAATGCTTACGAGACCCTGGATCCCGCAATCGGGTCGACCAATCTGAGAGTCTGCCTGTGTACGATCTACCCCTGCAATGAGGCCTCCTGATTCCAACGGTGGGAGCAGAGGCGGCGGGAATCAACCGAAGGGAGTGTCCGGGGGGATCAGAGAGGAGTCAATGGAGACCTGGACGGATCCTAAAACCGGCTTGGAATGGCAATGCGAATCCCCCGGCGAGATGAGTTGGTACGCCGCGGTTGAATACGCCGGGTCGCTCTCTTTGCAGGGCAGGGAGGATTGGCGTTTACCCACACTTCGCGAGTTGGAAACCCTCCTGGACAGGAGGAGATATCGGCCGGTGGTTCGTGAAGAGGTCCCTTTCAGGGACACCTTGAGTTACTGGTCGTCCACGACCTTCGGGCATTCCACGCAGAATGCCTGGATCGTGATGTTCGACGGTGCTTATCTGCTCAGTTATCCCAAGCGCAACGCTTATCATGTCCGATGCGTGCGTGGTGGAATGAACATCAGTGAGGAAGGAGCGATATGGGTGAAATCTCTTTGATGTTTTTCAGGAAGGATTGCATGGGCTGCCATGCCTGTGAGGTGGCCTGCAAGCAGGAACACGGGCTCGGCGTGGGCCCCCGCCTCGTGAGGGTGATCGAGAGGGCGCCCGTTTTTACGCCTATCTACTGTCATCATTGTGCCGGGGCCCCTTGTAAGGAGGCGTGTCCTGTTGAGGCCATTTTCAGAAACGGGAAAGGGATCGTGTGGATCGACCCGGAGGTCTGCATCGGGTGCAAGGCCTGCATGGAGGCCTGTCCCTTTGGTGCCATGCAGTTCGACGATGAAACGGAAACGGCGGTAAAATGTGACCTTTGCCAGGATCGGCTGGAAAAAAACCTAGGCCCCGCCTGTGCAAGTGTCTGTCCCACTGGGTGCATAGTCTGGGGGGACTCCAAGACCCTGAGCGAGGAGGCTGTCGCGCGGGCCATGGCCCTTTAGCCTTCAACGTCCTCAGCGTCCCTTATCAACCTTTGCCTGCCTGGTCCATATGCCGAAGATATCCATCCACGATCTCTCCGGCGGGGAGGCCGAATAGTTCTGCATATGATTTCAGGAAGCCTTTCAGGAAGATCAAGGGAGGAAGGTCGTTGAAGCGGTCTTCTTCCAAGGCGGTTATGGTGGACACGTTGATCCGGGTGACCTCGAAGACCTCTTGTATCTGGATGCCCAAGGCTTCCCGGATTTCTTTCAGGTCTGCTCCGGAAATCCTGTCCTTGGAGAGAATCCCTTCGAAATCCATCTCGGACCTCCTCTCCAGAATTTTGTTCTTTATGCGGTTCAGTATCCCGGATCGGGCCTCAGCGGAACCCGAGGCGAAGAGGGGAACAGGTTCTTTTGTTCTCCCGCCCATCGCCTCGGCGGCGTCGATGTCTCCTTTCTCAGCGAGATGTCTTTCGTAAGCAGCTCTCTTTTCCTCATCGATCAGGGTGGCGAAGGCCTCCTCGATTCTCTCCAGGATCCTGGTCCGTTCCTCTTCGGAAAACAGGGCGTAAGTGCTCAGGGAATCCCGGTCGTAAAGGGCAAGGGCCTCTCGGTAGGCTTGGCGGATTTCAAAAGGTGAGGCATCGATGGGGACGTCCAGAACTTCGTAGTAATTCAGTTTTTCGAAATTCCTGTCCATGCCCTAAGCCTTTGCCGCCGCCAGGTGCCCGTTTCCGGCCACCTTCTCAGCGATGTTCCGCAAGGCCACGGCCGTGGGCGTATGGGGGTAGATGTCGATGAACACCTTTTTGGAAGAGATGGCGTCATGGACCCTCTCATCGTAAGTGACGTTTTCCAGGAACTGGAAGCGGGAATGGAAATGACGGTTGCAGACCTTCTGTATCTTGTCTCCGAGGCAGGAATCGGTCTGTTTTCGGCACTGGTTCAGGATGAATTTCAGATGAAGTTCACTGAGACGTTGGCGAAGGATCTTTCCTTTTTCGCTGTTCTGGCGGCAGATAAGGTCGATGAAGTCGGAAGGGGATTGGAGGTGCTTGGTCTCTACAACCCCTTCCCCGTTATCTGCTTCGCCCGGATCGATGGACTCCTGCTTGAGGATTTGCTTGATTTTTCTGTAATAGGCCGCCTTGATGAAACGGAAGGTGTTTTCAATGGAGGTGGGTTCCGGAGTTACCACGAAGAGCCCCACGTTGGAGATCAGGAAGAAGTCCAGAGTATTGAAATTCGTGCCCGCCCCAAGGTCCAGAAGGATGTAGTCGAAAGGAAGCCGCTGGATTGCGCGGATGATCTTCAACTTTTGGGCGTAGAAGAGGTTGGCAATCTCCATGGAGCAATCCGAGGAGGTGATTACGTAAAGGTTGGGAATACAGGTGGGGACGACGGCGGCGGCCAGATCCGAAAACGCCTTGTCCAGGAAGTCATGAAGGCCGGTCTTGGGGTTGTGGAGGCCAAGGAGGGTATGGAGATTGGATCCCCCGAGGTCCAGGTCCACGAGGACGACCTTTTTCCCTCCCTTTGCTATCAAGGCTCCCAGGTTTGCGGTTATGAAACTTTTACCGCTGCCTCCCTTTCCTCCGCCGATGGGAAAAATCTGAGGCATTCCCTTTCTCCCGCTAAGGATTGATGGTGCGCTGTTTCAATTCACGGTCGAATTGCCTGCCTGCAGGCGCGCGGACCGCCTTCAAAGAAGGATCGTTGAAAGACCCCGTTACATGGGGAAAATTCAAGCCGCTTCAGGCGGTGGATCTTTAATTTTAGCCCGGTGCGTTTATCCTACGCACGTTGGCATCATCCCTGGCATGAGAAATTAGGAATCGGGTGCCGAGCGATTCCAGGGAGACCATGGGGATCTTAATTCAAGACGTTCACCTCGGGGAAAAGCCAATTATTGGTGTAGTTTCCCTATTAGAACCACTAAGCTTAAAATAAACTCCGGGAAATCATACAGTTATCGCTGTGATTGTCAAATGTTTTTTTGAGGGATCGGATTGCGGATGCCGTGTCAGGCAAAAGAACTTTTGACCATCCCCCAAAAAAGGGGTAATGGATTCGGGAATAGCGAAGGAGGAAATATCATCCATGCGTCCCTTGAAAAAATTGATCGCTTTCTTTTTCCTGTTCCTGGTAATCGCCCAACCGCAGGCCGTCCTGGGATCTTCCCGGGCCTTGAACCTTGATGTCAAGGAATTCACCCTTAAGAACGGAATGCTCTTTCTCGTGGTCGAGAGGCATTCCACCCCCCAGGTCGCCTGCCGCCTGGCGATACGGGCGGGCTCAGCCCTGGAGGACAGGGGAAAGACCGGCATCGCCCACCTGCTGGAACATATGATGTTCAAGGGCACTAACAACTTCGGAACACTGGACCCTGAACGAGACAGAAGACTCCAGGAGCAGATCGAAGCGGCCTACCAGATCATACGTAAAGAGGAACAGAAACGAAACCCGGATCGATCCTTGATCAGGGCCAAGAAGAAAGAGATGAACAGGCTTCGTCTGGAGGTACAGAAGATCTTCGTCCCCCAGGCCTTCTCATCCCAACTGGCCAGAAACGGCGCGGTAGGGGTGAATGCCTTCACGACCAAAGATCAGACACAGTTCAAGGCATCGGTCCCTTCGGATATGATCGAGCAGTGGTTTTCAATAGTGAGCGAGCAGATTTTCGAACCCTCATGGAGGGAGTTTTACGTGGAAAAGGAGGTGGTCCAGAGGGAATGGGCCTACCGTTATGTGAACAACCCCGGCGGGGCCGCCTGGCTGGATCTCTATGCCACGGCCTATACCGCTCACCCTTACCGGAGTCCGGTCATCGGGTGGAAGTCGGACATGGAGTGGTACAGCACCGCCGATGCCGTTGCATTCCACCGTAAATACTACAATCCCGCAAACGCCGTCTGCGTCCTGGTCGGGGACGTGACCCTCGAGAGGGCCCGGAAGCTGGCCGAGATCTACTTCGGGCGTTACCCCGCGGGAGAGCGCGCCCCTGAACGGGTCACCCGGGAACCGGAACAGGAGGGGCCCAGGCGCAGTGTACGTTACTTGAAAGGGGCACGTACACCGCTTCTGAGGATCGGCTTTCACGGAGCCGCCATGGGGACCCGGGATTTTTACGCCCTGGATGCCCTGACCATGGTCCTGAGCCGGGGCCGGAGCGCCCGGCTTACCCGTGAAATCGTGGACAAGGGCCTTGCGGCAAGCGCCTGGGCCTACAATCCGGACAATCGCTACGGCGGCCTGGTGATCCTTGGAGGGACGCCCAACGAACCGGAGGTCCTAAAGAACAACAAATCTCTCCCTGAAAAAGAAAGGCGAGAGGCCTATCTAAAGGCCTGCGAGGACCTTGAAACCCTGCTCCTTTCCCAATTGGATCGGATGCGGACTGAACCGGTTCTCAAACGGGAACTCGAGAGGATCAAGAAACTCAATTACCGGGACTTTCTCGACAGGATGCGAAGCAATGAGGAACTGGCCGGCACCCTGGCCACGGTCGAGGTCCAGATCAGGTGGCGATACCTCCTGGACTACCTGGATGAGATCTCAAAGGTCACCCCTGAAGATATCAGGAGGGTGGCCCGCAAATATTTGGTGCCCGAGAAGAGGACCACTGTATTCGTGATCCCCGGCGGGAGGCCGGAGCGCCCTCCCGAGCCCTATGAAGAGGTGCGTTCCCTCAGTAGGCCCGAAGCGAGGAAAGCATTGGGCCCCCCCGGGGACTTCACCAATCATTCACGCTATCCTACACCGCCTGGTTGGAAACATCCCTTGTCCTTTGACCGCAGGCCGGAGAAGATCTGCTATCCCAAGGCGCAAAAGGCGCAGGTCGGAGGAGCCACCCTCTTTTATTTGCCCGATCACGAGCTTCCCCTGATCGATATCGCCATCCTCGTGAAGGCCGGCTCTGTGGACGTGGCCGATTCCAGTGCGGGCCTCACGCAGCTCTTGGAAGAAACCCTTGTGCGGGGAGGCACTGATAGGTTGACTCCCCGGGAACTGGCCGAAGAATTGGATGACAACGCCATTCACCTAACCGTGTCCGTAAGAGAAGAGGAGAGTGTGATCCGTCTTTCAGTCATGAAGGAAGACTGGAAGAAGGGACTCTCGCTCCTGGGAGAGGTTTTGACCCGTCCGCGGTTCGATTCGGAGATCCTCGATGTGGCCCGGAATCGGATCCTCACTGCCCTCAAGCGCCAGGGCGGAAATGCCCGGGCGGTCTCCAGCCGGGAGGCCAGGATATGGCACTTTAAGGGACATCCCTACGGGCGGGATCCTCTCCTCGCACTAAAGACTCTACCCCGGATTACAAGGGAGGACTTGCGAAGGTTCCTTGAGACCTATTTCACCCCTTCGAACATGGTCGTGACCGTTGCGGGGGATATCGGCAGAGAGAGGGTGGTAAAGGATATGGAAGATTTTCTCAAGGAATTTCCTAAGAATGCCCCGCCCGTCCGGAAATTGGGGACTCCGGAGGAAACCCCGCCCGTGTTGGCTTTGATCCACAAACCGGGCCAGGTCCAGTCCCAGGTCATCATGATGCTCCCGGGGGTCCGGCGCATAAACCCCGATTACTGGAAGATCAACCTGCTCATGGATGTCTTCGGCGGGAGCGATTCCCTCCTGTACAAGCGTCTCAGGGACGATTTGGGGCTGGTTTACGCCGCCGCATTCTTTGAGACCTACCGCTGGGAGGCGGGAATGCTGATGGGTTATATCGGGTGCAAGGGTGACAAGACCTCCAGGGCCGTGGAAGAGACGATAAGAATCATGGAGTCCCTGCGAAGTAAGATCCCGGAGCAGGATGTTGAGCAAAAACGCCTGGATATCCTGAACAGTTTCGTCTTCAACGTAGATTCGCCCACTGCCTTGGTGGAGGTGTACGGCCGATACCAGCTTAGGGGGGAACCGCTCGATACTTTGGAGCGGATCCAGGACGTAACCATGAAAGTGAAAAGGGAGGAGCTCGAGGGACTAGCGAAGAA
This window contains:
- a CDS encoding helix-turn-helix domain-containing protein; translation: MDRNFEKLNYYEVLDVPIDASPFEIRQAYREALALYDRDSLSTYALFSEEERTRILERIEEAFATLIDEEKRAAYERHLAEKGDIDAAEAMGGRTKEPVPLFASGSAEARSGILNRIKNKILERRSEMDFEGILSKDRISGADLKEIREALGIQIQEVFEVTRINVSTITALEEDRFNDLPPLIFLKGFLKSYAELFGLPAGEIVDGYLRHMDQAGKG
- a CDS encoding P-loop NTPase, which produces MPQIFPIGGGKGGSGKSFITANLGALIAKGGKKVVLVDLDLGGSNLHTLLGLHNPKTGLHDFLDKAFSDLAAAVVPTCIPNLYVITSSDCSMEIANLFYAQKLKIIRAIQRLPFDYILLDLGAGTNFNTLDFFLISNVGLFVVTPEPTSIENTFRFIKAAYYRKIKQILKQESIDPGEADNGEGVVETKHLQSPSDFIDLICRQNSEKGKILRQRLSELHLKFILNQCRKQTDSCLGDKIQKVCNRHFHSRFQFLENVTYDERVHDAISSKKVFIDIYPHTPTAVALRNIAEKVAGNGHLAAAKA
- a CDS encoding insulinase family protein, which codes for MRPLKKLIAFFFLFLVIAQPQAVLGSSRALNLDVKEFTLKNGMLFLVVERHSTPQVACRLAIRAGSALEDRGKTGIAHLLEHMMFKGTNNFGTLDPERDRRLQEQIEAAYQIIRKEEQKRNPDRSLIRAKKKEMNRLRLEVQKIFVPQAFSSQLARNGAVGVNAFTTKDQTQFKASVPSDMIEQWFSIVSEQIFEPSWREFYVEKEVVQREWAYRYVNNPGGAAWLDLYATAYTAHPYRSPVIGWKSDMEWYSTADAVAFHRKYYNPANAVCVLVGDVTLERARKLAEIYFGRYPAGERAPERVTREPEQEGPRRSVRYLKGARTPLLRIGFHGAAMGTRDFYALDALTMVLSRGRSARLTREIVDKGLAASAWAYNPDNRYGGLVILGGTPNEPEVLKNNKSLPEKERREAYLKACEDLETLLLSQLDRMRTEPVLKRELERIKKLNYRDFLDRMRSNEELAGTLATVEVQIRWRYLLDYLDEISKVTPEDIRRVARKYLVPEKRTTVFVIPGGRPERPPEPYEEVRSLSRPEARKALGPPGDFTNHSRYPTPPGWKHPLSFDRRPEKICYPKAQKAQVGGATLFYLPDHELPLIDIAILVKAGSVDVADSSAGLTQLLEETLVRGGTDRLTPRELAEELDDNAIHLTVSVREEESVIRLSVMKEDWKKGLSLLGEVLTRPRFDSEILDVARNRILTALKRQGGNARAVSSREARIWHFKGHPYGRDPLLALKTLPRITREDLRRFLETYFTPSNMVVTVAGDIGRERVVKDMEDFLKEFPKNAPPVRKLGTPEETPPVLALIHKPGQVQSQVIMMLPGVRRINPDYWKINLLMDVFGGSDSLLYKRLRDDLGLVYAAAFFETYRWEAGMLMGYIGCKGDKTSRAVEETIRIMESLRSKIPEQDVEQKRLDILNSFVFNVDSPTALVEVYGRYQLRGEPLDTLERIQDVTMKVKREELEGLAKKFLDPSKIQVFVVADKTTPVVDGGGKRVTLEEDLKALAKRLGLPYRELPLR